One Spinacia oleracea cultivar Varoflay chromosome 4, BTI_SOV_V1, whole genome shotgun sequence DNA segment encodes these proteins:
- the LOC110787767 gene encoding pentatricopeptide repeat-containing protein At3g16010 yields the protein MMFGVAAGRRGISTFPSLCQRIKQTDNEIVKMFLVPNPGSDSRISLPSRKSSARMLDERFIRILKIFKWGPDAEKALEVLKLKVDHRLVCEVLKIDVDINVKIQFFKWAGKRRNFEHDTTSYMSLIHCLLEAGSAGELWKTIQDFVRSSCHFSPSEFSEVLRVLGHAKMLSKAISIFYHIKRYKCKPTSNTYNSLILMLMQGGHYEKVHELYNEMCNDDSCFPDTVTYGALIQAFGKLGRDDSAVRLFDEMKENGLVPNAKIYTTVLAIYFKLAKADKALDLVKEMKDKGCSLTVYTYTELIKGLGKLGRVDEAYDTFLSMLKEGCKPDVVLINNLINVLGKSGLLSEALKVFEDMKSLQCIPTVVTYNTVIKCLFEANAPAAQASALFEKMKAIGIAPSSYTYSIMIDGFCKKNRVEKALMLLEEMDEHGFPPCPAAYCSLINSLGKAKRYDAAKELFQELKETSGTSSARVYAVMIKQFGKSGCLDEAVDLFNEMKKLGCSPNVYAYNALMSALARAGMINEAQMLLRTMEENGCAPDINSQNIILNGLARTGGPKQAMEMFEKMKDLSIKPDAVSYNTMLSCLSRAGMFEESVKLMKEMSSNGFKYDQITYSSLLEAVGKVDDDPIPPTFSQ from the exons ATGATGTTTGGAGTGGCTGCCGGAAGGCGAGGAATATCAACTTTTCCTAGTTTATGCCAAAGAATTAAGCAAACAG ATAATGAGATTGTCAAAATGTTTCTTGTACCGAATCCAGGATCTGACTCCCGTATCTCTTTACCGAGTCGAAAGAGTTCTGCTCGAATGTTAGATGAACGATTTATCAGGATTTTGAAAATATTCAAGTGGGGTCCTGATGCTGAAAAGGCTTTGGAAGTACTTAAGCTAAAGGTGGATCATAGGTTGGTATGCGAAGTTCTTAAAATAGACGTTGATATAAATGTCAAGATTCAGTTCTTTAAGTGGGCTGGGAAAAGGAGAAATTTTGAGCATGACACTACAAGTTATATGTCTCTGATCCATTGTTTGCTTGAAGCTGGATCAGCTGGTGAACTGTGGAAGACAATCCAGGACTTTGTTCGAAGCTCATGTCACTTTAGCCCATCTGAATTTTCTGAAGTTCTGAGAGTTCTAGGCCATGCTAAGATGCTGAGTAAAGCAATTTCAATCTTCTATCATATTAAAAGATACAAGTGTAAACCAACATCAAACACTTACAACTCCCTCATCTTGATGCTGATGCAAGGAGGCCATTACGAAAAGGTGCATGAACTTTATAATGAGATGTGTAACGACGATAGCTGCTTCCCTGATACAGTAACATACGGTGCTTTGATACAAGCATTTGGAAAACTGGGCCGTGATGATTCTGCTGTGAGGTTGTTTGATGAGATGAAGGAGAATGGGTTAGTTCCCAACGCAAAGATCTATACAACAGTATTGGCCATTTATTTCAAGCTGGCTAAGGCTGATAAGGCGTTGGATCTGGTTAAAGAAATGAAAGATAAGGGCTGTTCTTTAACTGTATACACTTACACTGAATTGATTAAGGGACTTGGTAAACTTGGTCGGGTTGATGAGGCTTATGACACTTTTTTGAGTATGCTAAAAGAAGGATGCAAGCCAGATGTTGTCTTAATTAACAACTTAATAAATGTTTTAGGCAAGTCTGGTCTTTTATCTGAGGCTCTTAAGGTGTTTGAAGACATGAAATCTTTGCAGTGTATCCCAACTGTGGTGACATATAATACAGTAATTAAATGTTTATTCGAAGCAAATGCACCAGCAGCTCAGGCCTCTGCATTGTTTGAGAAAATGAAGGCCATTGGTATTGCTCCTAGTTCTTACACTTACTCCATTATGATTGATGGCTTTTGCAAGAAGAACAGAGTTGAGAAGGCTTTGATGCTTCTCGAAGAAATGGATGAGCACGGTTTCCCTCCTTGCCCCGCAGCATATTGCAGTTTGATAAATAGCCTCGGGAAAGCGAAACGATATGATGCTGCAAAGGAGCTGTTCCAGGAGTTGAAAGAAACTTCTGGCACCTCAAGTGCTAGAGTTTATGCAGTAATGATTAAACAGTTTGGTAAAAGTGGCTGTCTTGATGAAGCTGTAGATTTGTTCAATGAGATGAAGAAACTTGGTTGTAGTCCAAATGTTTATGCGTATAACGCTCTCATGTCTGCGTTGGCGAGGGCTGGGATGATTAATGAGGCACAAATGCTGCTTCGGACTATGGAAGAAAATGGCTGTGCACCAGATATAAATTCGCAAAATATAATATTAAATGGTTTGGCTCGAACAGGTGGTCCAAAACAAGCGATGGAAATGTTCGAAAAGATGAAGGATTTATCCATCAAGCCAGATGCTGTTTCCTATAATACTATGCTTAGCTGTCTTAGTCGTGCTGGTATGTTTGAGGAGTCTGTGAAGTTGATGAAAGAGATGAGTAGTAACGGTTTTAAGTATGATCAAATTACCTATTCATCACTTCTTGAGGCAGTGGGAAAGGTCGATGATGACCCTATACCACCAACGTTTTCACAGTAG
- the LOC110787768 gene encoding trihelix transcription factor ENAP1-like has product MDDEENNSRYIPKAYDLNNQQEYGSSLHPKVSGYDATYPGNEEEDLEDEELGEEEVETNGVRMLGKDIYGDEEEDEDDSDDDEEEEEDNDEHDDGKSFNVKVEDNGNERPQKKRKLRTLVSNYEFAPRLPTPTPTPTLTPNPNPNPTPTVRKAVSGQNSVGEWTERETFALLDAWGERFLRLGRKSLRSEEWKEVAEKVSQETDIERTNAQCRNRLDTLKKKYKKENTRLTAGASGGGGGGGSKWVFYRRMDMLMSSPPKQQTRTGLSCGIDSGEYVFMNPNVYLNHANGLDEMRDSPGNSDSDDSGGFPPKGSKNNNKGRRVFDGSSVKLLADSIEKFSEIYEKIESNKRKQMTELENMRMDFQRQLETQRREILERAQAEIAKIRQGDDNDNDNDDDNENDLSAENLSG; this is encoded by the coding sequence ATGGATGACGAGGAGAACAATTCGAGGTATATTCCGAAAGCATATGACCTGAATAATCAACAAGAGTATGGTTCCTCACTCCACCCTAAAGTTTCTGGTTATGATGCTACATATCCTGGTAATGAGGAGGAAGATTTAGAAGATGAAGAATTGGGAGAAGAGGAAGTAGAAACTAATGGTGTTAGAATGTTAGGCAAAGATATCTATGGTGATGAAGAAGAGGATGAGGATGAttctgatgatgatgaggaggaggaagaggacAATGATGAACATGATGATGGTAAAAGTTTTAATGTGAAGGTGGAAGATAATGGCAACGAAAGGCCACAAAAGAAGCGGAAGTTAAGAACCCTAGTATCGAATTATGAATTTGCTCCACGTTTGCCTACGCCTACCCCTACCCCTACCCTTAcccctaaccctaaccctaaccctacaCCTACTGTTCGGAAAGCTGTAAGTGGACAGAATTCAGTGGGAGAGTGGACTGAGAGGGAGACATTCGCCTTGTTGGATGCATGGGGAGAGCGGTTTCTTAGACTAGGAAGGAAGAGTCTTCGTTCAGAGGAATGGAAAGAAGTTGCAGAAAAGGTTTCACAGGAAACAGATATTGAAAGAACGAATGCTCAGTGTAGAAATCGATTGGATACTTTAAAGAAGAAGTACAAGAAAGAGAACACAAGGTTGACAGCAGGTgctagtggtggtggtggtggtggtggtagcAAGTGGGTTTTCTACAGAAGGATGGATATGTTGATGTCTTCTCCACCAAAACAGCAAACTAGAACTGGACTTTCATGTGGAATTGATTCAGGGGAGTATGTGTTTATGAACCCTAATGTTTACTTGAATCATGCAAATGGATTAGATGAGATGAGAGATAGTCCGGGAAATTCAGATTCGGATGATTCAGGTGGATTTCCGCCAAAGGGAAGCAAGAACAATAATAAAGGCAGAAGGGTTTTTGATGGTTCTTCTGTCAAATTGCTAGCTGATTCAATTGAGAAATTCAGCGAAATATATGAGAAGATTGAAAGTAATAAGAGAAAGCAGATGACGGAGTTGGAAAACATGAGGATGGATTTTCAAAGGCAACTTGAAACACAAAGGAGGGAAATTTTGGAGAGAGCTCAAGCTGAGATTGCAAAGATAAGACAAGgtgatgataatgataatgataatgatgatgataatgaaaATGATCTCTCTGCTGAAAATCTCAGTGGATGA